A single Cyclopterus lumpus isolate fCycLum1 chromosome 15, fCycLum1.pri, whole genome shotgun sequence DNA region contains:
- the vsir gene encoding V-type immunoglobulin domain-containing suppressor of T-cell activation, producing the protein MEPGRPSVWRKKSLFWLCSVLCSASGGKGDMSHAHFTLGVSAPHLYYTCPEGATVKLVCSQRGATLHPTDVLRRSWLFTPHSDQRCMGRTGPRHTTVGHSHGNHSSPSGLQFGSAQHNFWVVLQNVTHSDQGRYCCMLLDFQLEHKHGALVQKPHSHVILQVTPRRNGSQDCTVWDSAPAGGSVPVALAIAACILALLSLPLILVLVYKQRQSAQSSRRAQELVRMDSEAQGHENPVFLGGSPQIKTRTVSQIMARQSSETGRHLLSEPGTPLSPPAHGDVFFPIEDTILESPDFLQV; encoded by the exons ATGGAGCCAGGACGACCCTCCGTGTGGAGAAAGAAGAGCCTGTTTTGGTTATGCTCCGTTCTGTGTTCGGCATCTGGAG GTAAAGGCGACATGTCCCACGCGCACTTCACTCTGGGTGTTTCGGCCCCCCACCTGTACTACACCTGTCCCGAGGGTGCAACCGTCAAACTGGTGTGTAGCCAGAGAGGTGCCACCTTGCACCCCACCGATGTCCTGAGGCGTAGCTGGCTTTTCACGCCCCACAGCGATCAGCGCTGCATGGGACGGACAGGCCCACGCCATACTACCGTTGGTCATTCACATGGCAACCACAGCTCGCCGTCAGGGTTGCAATTTGGATCGGCACAGCATAACTTCTGGGTGGTTCTGCAGAACGTGACCCACTCTGACCAGGGTCGGTACTGCTGCATGCTCCTCGACTTCCAGCTGGAACACAAACACGGCGCCCTCGTGCAGAAGCCCCACAGCCACGTCATTCTCCAAGTTACACCAC GGAGAAATGGGTCTCAAGACTGCACTGTCTGGGATTCAGCACCAGCTGGAG GCTCTGTGCCAGTGGCCTTGGCCATAGCAGCCTGCATCTTGGCCCTGCTTTCTCTGCCTCTTATTCTGGTGCTGGTGTACAAACAGAGGCAGAGCGCCCAGTCGAGCAGAC GTGCACAAGAGCTGGTGAGGATGGACAG TGAGGCTCAAGGCCATGAGAACCCTGTGTTCCTTGGGGGATCGCCGCAGATTAAGACCCGCACGGTTTCTCAGATCATGGCCAGGCAATCATCGGAGACAGGACGCCACCTGTTGTCTGAGCCAGGAACCCCCCTTTCTCCTCCCGCACACGGGGATGTATTCTTTCCAATAGAag ACACCATCCTTGAGTCTCCAGACTTCCTGCAGGTTTAA
- the LOC117743708 gene encoding uncharacterized protein C10orf105-like, protein MNATEPDSNFTSTLYTENVTLSSLTATTVSPTSPLPPSNSSDVLDPEFTIMVVLGLSLLLAGLAAFLAVCRPSEQDGDSEASCSPGESLTRGGSRSSEPQLKVWKRLGSYRRSFNISFRRLPHRRPYERESAHASQPPALQTPRPETSAEPSLTMPCLFDYVTEI, encoded by the coding sequence ATGAATGCCACTGAACCAGATTCCAACTTCACCTCGACACTGTACACAGAAAATGTCACTCTGTCCAGCCTGACGGCTACCACCGTCTCTCCCACCAGCCCACTGCCTCCCTCCAATTCTTCAGACGTCCTCGACCCAGAATTCACCATCATGGTGGTGCTGGGCTTATCGCTGCTGCTGGCAGGGTTAGCCGCCTTCCTGGCAGTGTGCCGGCCTTCGGAACAGGACGGTGACTCTGAGGCGAGCTGCAGCCCTGGCGAGAGCTTGACCCGTGGGGGTAGTCGGTCCAGCGAGCCCCAGCTCAAGGTGTGGAAGAGGCTGGGTTCATACCGCCGTTCATTCAACATCTCCTTCAGACGACTGCCCCATCGTAGGCCGTACGAGCGTGAGAGTGCACACGCATCCCAGCCTCCAGCCCTACAGACGCCGCGGCCAGAAACCAGCGCGGAGCCCTCCCTCACTATGCCTTGTCTATTCGACTATGTCACGGAAATCTGA